A DNA window from Paralichthys olivaceus isolate ysfri-2021 chromosome 11, ASM2471397v2, whole genome shotgun sequence contains the following coding sequences:
- the acp2 gene encoding lysosomal acid phosphatase isoform X1, translating into MASAVGLILLTVVSVCGEAAAEKKLVYVTVLFRHGDRSPVKAFPTDPHQESDWPQGFGQLSQIGMRQHFELGQFLRNRYKGFLNESYNRHEISVRSTDYDRTLMSAEANLAGLYPPSGQQVFNPNLKWQPIPVHTVPQSEERLLSFPLGDCPRYKQLMNETEHSEEFINVTNKYQDILELVKNKTGLTEVHVETVWSVYDTLFCESVHNMSAPDWVTPAVMEMLRELKDFGTKVFFGVYKQQEKSRLQGGMLLGEIVKNLSKMAVPDPTQQLKMMMLSAHDTTVIALQSSMDIFSGRQPPYASCHIFELYRDDNGSVSVSMFYRNDSTVDPYRLQLPGCSLDCPLDDFVRITKPSISDDRDKECKEPSKETGTEVIISLVVSSCLLLFLIILILGIICCQKSPMSTQGYHHVINQEAGEES; encoded by the exons ATGGCGTCTGCTGTCGGACTAATTCTTTTAACggtggtttctgtgtgtggagAAGCTGCAGCCGAGAAGAAACTAGTTTATGTGACTGTG CTGTTCCGCCATGGTGACCGTTCACCAGTCAAAGCCTTTCCCACAGACCCGCACCAAGAAAGCGACTGGCCACAAGGCTTTGGACAGTTATCGCAA attGGGATGAGGCAGCACTTTGAGCTCGGCCAGTTCCTGAGGAATCGATACAAGGGATTCCTCAATGAATCCTACAACAGACATGAG ATCTCAGTTCGCAGTACAGACTACGATCGCACGCTGATGAGTGCTGAGGCCAACCTGGCGG GTCTCTACCCCCCCAGTGGTCAGCAGGTCTTTAACCCCAACCTGAAGTGGCAGCCGATTCCTGTCCACACTGTGCCTCAGAGTGAAGAGAGG cTTCTCTCATTTCCTCTGGGAGACTGCCCTCGCTACAAACAGCTGATGAATGAGACTGAACACAGTGAGGAATTCATTAATGTCACCAATAAATACCAA GACATCCTGGAGCTGgtgaagaataaaacaggactGACTGAAGTCCATGTGGAAACAGTCTGGAGTGTGTATGACACACTCTTCTGTGAG tcCGTTCACAACATGTCAGCTCCTGACTGGGTGACTCCTGCTGTGATGGAAATGCTCAGAGAGCTCAAAGACTTTGGAACAAAG GTCTTTTTTGGGGTCTacaaacaacaagaaaagaGCCGACTTcaaggag ggaTGCTGTTGGGTGAAATAGTGAAGAATCTTTCCAAGATGGCCGTCCCAGATCCAACGCAGCAACTCAAAATGATGATGCTGTCAGCG CATGACACCACTGTCATTGCTCTTCAGAGCAGCATGGACATATTCAGTGGTCGACAGCCACCATATGCCTCCTGTCATATATTTGAGCTGTACAGGGATGACAATGG CTCTGTTTCAGTGTCCATGTTTTACCGGAACGACAGCACAGTGGATCCGTACCGGCTGCAGTTACCGGGCTGCTCCCTTGACTGCCCCCTGGacgactttgtgagaattacaAAGCCCTCTATCTCAGATGACAGGGACAAGGAGTGTAAGGAGCCTTCCAAAGAGACTGGTACAG AGGTGATCATCAGCCTGGTGGTGTCCAGctgtctgctcctcttcctcatcatcctcatccttgGGATCATTTGCTGCCAGAAATCACCCATGAGCACACAGGGATACCACCATGTGATCAACCAGGAGGCTGGAGAGGAATCCTGA
- the acp2 gene encoding lysosomal acid phosphatase isoform X2 — MRQHFELGQFLRNRYKGFLNESYNRHEISVRSTDYDRTLMSAEANLAGLYPPSGQQVFNPNLKWQPIPVHTVPQSEERLLSFPLGDCPRYKQLMNETEHSEEFINVTNKYQDILELVKNKTGLTEVHVETVWSVYDTLFCESVHNMSAPDWVTPAVMEMLRELKDFGTKVFFGVYKQQEKSRLQGGMLLGEIVKNLSKMAVPDPTQQLKMMMLSAHDTTVIALQSSMDIFSGRQPPYASCHIFELYRDDNGSVSVSMFYRNDSTVDPYRLQLPGCSLDCPLDDFVRITKPSISDDRDKECKEPSKETGTEVIISLVVSSCLLLFLIILILGIICCQKSPMSTQGYHHVINQEAGEES, encoded by the exons ATGAGGCAGCACTTTGAGCTCGGCCAGTTCCTGAGGAATCGATACAAGGGATTCCTCAATGAATCCTACAACAGACATGAG ATCTCAGTTCGCAGTACAGACTACGATCGCACGCTGATGAGTGCTGAGGCCAACCTGGCGG GTCTCTACCCCCCCAGTGGTCAGCAGGTCTTTAACCCCAACCTGAAGTGGCAGCCGATTCCTGTCCACACTGTGCCTCAGAGTGAAGAGAGG cTTCTCTCATTTCCTCTGGGAGACTGCCCTCGCTACAAACAGCTGATGAATGAGACTGAACACAGTGAGGAATTCATTAATGTCACCAATAAATACCAA GACATCCTGGAGCTGgtgaagaataaaacaggactGACTGAAGTCCATGTGGAAACAGTCTGGAGTGTGTATGACACACTCTTCTGTGAG tcCGTTCACAACATGTCAGCTCCTGACTGGGTGACTCCTGCTGTGATGGAAATGCTCAGAGAGCTCAAAGACTTTGGAACAAAG GTCTTTTTTGGGGTCTacaaacaacaagaaaagaGCCGACTTcaaggag ggaTGCTGTTGGGTGAAATAGTGAAGAATCTTTCCAAGATGGCCGTCCCAGATCCAACGCAGCAACTCAAAATGATGATGCTGTCAGCG CATGACACCACTGTCATTGCTCTTCAGAGCAGCATGGACATATTCAGTGGTCGACAGCCACCATATGCCTCCTGTCATATATTTGAGCTGTACAGGGATGACAATGG CTCTGTTTCAGTGTCCATGTTTTACCGGAACGACAGCACAGTGGATCCGTACCGGCTGCAGTTACCGGGCTGCTCCCTTGACTGCCCCCTGGacgactttgtgagaattacaAAGCCCTCTATCTCAGATGACAGGGACAAGGAGTGTAAGGAGCCTTCCAAAGAGACTGGTACAG AGGTGATCATCAGCCTGGTGGTGTCCAGctgtctgctcctcttcctcatcatcctcatccttgGGATCATTTGCTGCCAGAAATCACCCATGAGCACACAGGGATACCACCATGTGATCAACCAGGAGGCTGGAGAGGAATCCTGA